TGCGAGCGGTGGAGGTTCTCGAGAAGTGCGTCACGCAGCATCGCCTCATCCGCAGTGTCCTTGACGATCGCGGGGATGCTGTCGAGCCCGAGTTCTTTCGTCGCACGCAGACGTCGCTCACCCATGATCAACTCATACGTGCCGGCCTGATTACGCAGCGGACGGACGACGACCGGCTGAAGCACTCCGACCTCACGAATGCTTGCAACCAGCTCGTCCAGCTCGTCCCGGTCGAACTCGACACGAGGTTGAGACGGATTCGGCACAATATCGATGGGGGAGAGGTTCGCCAAACGTGCCCCTGGGACCGCAACAAGCGCTTCGGTTACAGTGTCCGACGGCTCGGGGAAGAACACATCCACTGGTCGAGCCGACTGGTCGGTCGTCGGAATGAGGGCACCGATGCCCCGACCCAGTCCGGTGCGCTTGGCTGCCATTAGCGGGATTCTCCTCTTCGTGCGATTTCGGCGGCGGCTTCGAGGTACGAAAGCGAACCAGAGGAGTTCGTGTCGTAGCTGATGACACTCTGGCCATAGCTCGGCGCCTCCGAGATGCGCACCGAGCGGGGGATGATGGTGTCCAAAACCTCCTTGGGGAAATGAGAGCGAACATCCTCCGCAACCTGATGGGCGAGATTGGTCCGCGAATCATACATCGTCAGCAGAATCGTCGACACTTGAAGCTTCGGATTGAGGTGCCGCTCGATCAGCTGAATGTTCTTCAGCAACTGGCTCAGACCCTCCAGAGCGTAATACTCGCACTGGATCGGGATAAGGACCTCAGTCGCCGCGACAAAAGCATTGATCGTGAGCAATCCGAGCGAGGGCGGACAGTCGATGAGAACGTAGTCAATATCATACTCATCCAAGAATCGGTTCAGGGCGCGGGAGAGCCGCTGTTCGCGGGCGACCATCGAAACCAGTTCGATTTCCGCGCCTGCAAGGTCGATCGTGGCCGGAATCACGAACAGTCCATGGAATTCGGGGCTCTTCTGGATGACATCTTCGAGCTCTTTGTCGTTCACGATGACGTCGTAAACGCTCGGCGTTCCCTCGCGGTGTTCGACACTGAGCGCGGTGGATGCGTTACCCTGCGGATCGAGGTCTATCACCAAGACTCGCGCACCTGATTTAGCAAGCGCGGCTCCAAGGTTGACAACAGTCGTCGTCTTCCCAACCCCGCCCTTTTGGTTCGAGATGGTGAAGATGCGAGTGTTCGAGGGCAACGGAAGACTCGCATCCGCAATCGCCTTCCGACGCCTCATGAGTTCCTGTATCTCTCTGGCCAGGGGGGTAGAGGTATCGAAAGCGGACTCACCCACCTCCACAAATATGTCTTGATCCGGTTGTTTCACGTGAAACCTCGTCACTTGGTTGGTGCCCGGCACCGCTTTGTCGGGATGAAGGCACACTCTCCGCGCACCACTCATAAACTCTAACGTGCATCCCCGACACCTCTCAGCGCTATCGGGGGACTGGTGGAAAACTCGCTAACTTGTTCGGTCCTGTGGGGAAATACTCTCAGCGAACAGTCGCCCGGATGACTCGTGTCACTTCGTCGAGGATTCCTTCGCCCAAGACGATGACTTCCGCACCACGCACCTTGAACTTACTGATCTCCTTCGCCGCACCATCAATCTCGGCTTGAGCAGCGGCACCCTTCATGAGTACGAGCTCACCGCCATCGCACAGCAGGGGAGCGGTCAATGGAAGCAGCTTGCGGAAGGCGCTCACCGCGCGCGCTGTGACCTGATCGAGCGGTGTTGCCAACTTCGCGTCTTCGGCTCGAGCACGAACGACATCAACGTTCAACAGTCCTAGCTCAGTGACTTGCTCATTCAACCAAGTCACCCGTCGATCCATCGGCTCGATGAGCACGAAAGAGACATCTGGCCGAGCGATCGCAAGCACCAGCCCGGGGAGACCCGCGCCACTGCCGACATCACCAACAACACCGGGTCGTAGAAGCGGTGCTACGATAGCCGAGTTCAAAATGTGCCGAGACCACAGACGTGGAAGTTCAAGCGGGCCGATGAGACCCCGTTCTTCCCCCTGTGATGCGAGATTGGCCGTGAACGTGCGTGCGATCGGCAACCGATCACCGAACAGCTGTGCAGCCGCAGCTGGCTCCAGCTCTACCGAATCCGTCACCGTTTCACGTGAAACTATGCAGCAGTGATAACCGTGTGCCGGCCGCGACCTTCGCCCTGGGAGGTCGAGACGTAACCACGCACGGAGACGATGTCGTGAACCAGCTTGCGCTCATACGAGGACATCGGAGGAAGCGATGCCTCCGCAGCGCCTTCCTTCAGTCGCGCAATGGCGTGCTCGACCAGCTGAGCAAGCTCTGCCTGGCGCGCATCGCGCGAACCAGCAATGTCCAGAATGAGTCGTGAGAACTCGCCGGTGTTGTTCTGTACAGCCAGCCGAGTGAGCTCCTGAAGTGCGGAGACTGTGTCCGGCTTCGCGAGAAGCTGGAGATTGGTTTCTGCCTCAGCGTTCACGGAGATGTAGACACGGTCGTTGCGCGTGTCGATGTCAATGTCGCCATCGATGTCGGCGATGTTGA
This genomic window from Leifsonia xyli subsp. cynodontis DSM 46306 contains:
- a CDS encoding Jag family protein; translation: MTDVHTESTPPMEGLPSMTAEQAAVTSTGSQLDREGDIAADYIEELLNIADIDGDIDIDTRNDRVYISVNAEAETNLQLLAKPDTVSALQELTRLAVQNNTGEFSRLILDIAGSRDARQAELAQLVEHAIARLKEGAAEASLPPMSSYERKLVHDIVSVRGYVSTSQGEGRGRHTVITAA
- the rsmG gene encoding 16S rRNA (guanine(527)-N(7))-methyltransferase RsmG is translated as MTDSVELEPAAAAQLFGDRLPIARTFTANLASQGEERGLIGPLELPRLWSRHILNSAIVAPLLRPGVVGDVGSGAGLPGLVLAIARPDVSFVLIEPMDRRVTWLNEQVTELGLLNVDVVRARAEDAKLATPLDQVTARAVSAFRKLLPLTAPLLCDGGELVLMKGAAAQAEIDGAAKEISKFKVRGAEVIVLGEGILDEVTRVIRATVR
- a CDS encoding ParA family protein, coding for MRRRKAIADASLPLPSNTRIFTISNQKGGVGKTTTVVNLGAALAKSGARVLVIDLDPQGNASTALSVEHREGTPSVYDVIVNDKELEDVIQKSPEFHGLFVIPATIDLAGAEIELVSMVAREQRLSRALNRFLDEYDIDYVLIDCPPSLGLLTINAFVAATEVLIPIQCEYYALEGLSQLLKNIQLIERHLNPKLQVSTILLTMYDSRTNLAHQVAEDVRSHFPKEVLDTIIPRSVRISEAPSYGQSVISYDTNSSGSLSYLEAAAEIARRGESR